Proteins from a genomic interval of Musa acuminata AAA Group cultivar baxijiao chromosome BXJ1-9, Cavendish_Baxijiao_AAA, whole genome shotgun sequence:
- the LOC135584140 gene encoding transcription factor bHLH49-like isoform X5, translating into MDMHAKDGCDSLENEETLDYYTSGNSSVLASGTFPQNQQASVCARIACERVAIRFRLEEFSHELVLGFCNQVHHISHPIQLSLRGPQDASFSTDHGSKNDSAMEEQKEKDNFDGIAALSSESSLPDFTGAHQEHPTGNSSKMKMKRSNEDMRLEEAKVASQISGDNMGFEHIAENSSSGKHVKDGTESSNEDVIHVRARRGQATNSHSLAERVRREKINERMKLLQDLVPGCSKVTGKAVMLDEIINYVQSLQQQVEFLSMKLAAINPCTNMDTEAVISRYLFQSCDGPSATSGFSADIAHPQLQPSQQGLIQAGLSDIVNPPDFFRRSINTQMAAVDGSKMQVHNAWDEELHNVMHMAYSSNVNLDSHRVHQ; encoded by the exons ATGGATATGCATGCAAAGGATGGATGTGACTCACTTGAGAATGAGGAAACTTTGGACTACTACACCTCTGGAAATTCTTCTG TACTGGCCTCTGGAACCTTCCCACAGAATCAACAAGCTTCGGTTTGTGCAAGAATAGCCTGCGAGAGAGTAGCAATCAGATTTCGATTGGAGGAGTTCTCTCACGAGCTGGTTCTGGGATTCTGCAACCAAGTTCATCACATTTCCCATCCGATTCAGCTTTCATTGAGAGGGCCGCAAG ATGCCTCATTTTCTACTGATCATGGATCCAAGAATGACAGTGCAATGGAGGAACAGAAGGAGAAGGATAATTTCGATGGCATAGCTGCTCTGAGCAGTGAGTCTAGTCTGCCTGATTTCACCGGTGCTCACCAAGAACATCCAACTGGGAATTCTtccaaaatgaaaatgaaaagatCGAATGAG GATATGAGATTAGAAGAAGCAAAAGTAGCATCACAGATTTCTGGTGATAACATGGGGTTTGAACATATAGCTGAGAATAGCAGCTCAGGGAAGCACGTGAAAGATGGCACTGAATCATCCAATGAAGATGTCATTCACGTCAGAGCACGGCGTGGCCAAGCAACAAACAGTCACAGTCTTGCAGAAAGA GTGAGAAGGGAAAAGATCAATGAACGGATGAAGCTGCTTCAAGACCTTGTTCCTGGTTGCAGTAAG GTCACAGGAAAGGCAGTGATGCTTGATGAGATCATCAACTATGTTCAATCACTACAGCAGCAGGTTGAG TTTCTGTCCATGAAGCTTGCAGCCATTAATCCATGTACAAACATGGATACAGAGGCTGTTATTTCCAGATAT CTATTTCAGTCCTGCGATGGCCCATCAGCTACGAGTGGTTTCTCAGCAGACATTGCTCATCCGCAGCTACAACCATCTCAACAGGGTTTGATTCAAGCTGGGTTATCCGACATTGTAAATCCTCCTGATTTCTTTAGAAGATCAATAAATACTCAAATGGCTGCAGTAGATGGATCCAAAATGCAG GTGCATAATGCATGGGACGAAGAGCTCCACAATGTTATGCACATGGCATACAGCAGCAATGTGAATCTCGATTCTCACAGAGTtcatcaataa
- the LOC135584140 gene encoding transcription factor bHLH49-like isoform X1: MDMHAKDGCDSLENEETLDYYTSGNSSGWYQSNPSISFISHNSSVSVGQGTQIGSMTDAFSTGLWNLPTESTSFGLCKNSLRESSNQISIGGVLSRAGSGILQPSSSHFPSDSAFIERAARFSCIDASNLGGMMNLFGADPSPNSHPNASRMNSGVVADASFSTDHGSKNDSAMEEQKEKDNFDGIAALSSESSLPDFTGAHQEHPTGNSSKMKMKRSNEDMRLEEAKVASQISGDNMGFEHIAENSSSGKHVKDGTESSNEDVIHVRARRGQATNSHSLAERVRREKINERMKLLQDLVPGCSKVTGKAVMLDEIINYVQSLQQQVEFLSMKLAAINPCTNMDTEAVISRYLFQSCDGPSATSGFSADIAHPQLQPSQQGLIQAGLSDIVNPPDFFRRSINTQMAAVDGSKMQVHNAWDEELHNVMHMAYSSNVNLDSHRVHQ; this comes from the exons ATGGATATGCATGCAAAGGATGGATGTGACTCACTTGAGAATGAGGAAACTTTGGACTACTACACCTCTGGAAATTCTTCTGGTTGGTATCAAAGCAATCCATCCATAAGTTTTATCTCCCACAATTCTTCAGTCTCTGTTGGTCAAGGAACTCAGATAGGTTCCATGACTGATGCTTTCAGTACTGGCCTCTGGAACCTTCCCACAGAATCAACAAGCTTCGGTTTGTGCAAGAATAGCCTGCGAGAGAGTAGCAATCAGATTTCGATTGGAGGAGTTCTCTCACGAGCTGGTTCTGGGATTCTGCAACCAAGTTCATCACATTTCCCATCCGATTCAGCTTTCATTGAGAGGGCCGCAAGGTTTTCGTGCATCGATGCCAGTAATTTAGGTGGCATGATGAATCTTTTCGGTGCCGATCCATCACCAAATTCTCATCCTAATGCTTCAAGAATGAACTCTGGAGTTGTTGCAGATGCCTCATTTTCTACTGATCATGGATCCAAGAATGACAGTGCAATGGAGGAACAGAAGGAGAAGGATAATTTCGATGGCATAGCTGCTCTGAGCAGTGAGTCTAGTCTGCCTGATTTCACCGGTGCTCACCAAGAACATCCAACTGGGAATTCTtccaaaatgaaaatgaaaagatCGAATGAG GATATGAGATTAGAAGAAGCAAAAGTAGCATCACAGATTTCTGGTGATAACATGGGGTTTGAACATATAGCTGAGAATAGCAGCTCAGGGAAGCACGTGAAAGATGGCACTGAATCATCCAATGAAGATGTCATTCACGTCAGAGCACGGCGTGGCCAAGCAACAAACAGTCACAGTCTTGCAGAAAGA GTGAGAAGGGAAAAGATCAATGAACGGATGAAGCTGCTTCAAGACCTTGTTCCTGGTTGCAGTAAG GTCACAGGAAAGGCAGTGATGCTTGATGAGATCATCAACTATGTTCAATCACTACAGCAGCAGGTTGAG TTTCTGTCCATGAAGCTTGCAGCCATTAATCCATGTACAAACATGGATACAGAGGCTGTTATTTCCAGATAT CTATTTCAGTCCTGCGATGGCCCATCAGCTACGAGTGGTTTCTCAGCAGACATTGCTCATCCGCAGCTACAACCATCTCAACAGGGTTTGATTCAAGCTGGGTTATCCGACATTGTAAATCCTCCTGATTTCTTTAGAAGATCAATAAATACTCAAATGGCTGCAGTAGATGGATCCAAAATGCAG GTGCATAATGCATGGGACGAAGAGCTCCACAATGTTATGCACATGGCATACAGCAGCAATGTGAATCTCGATTCTCACAGAGTtcatcaataa
- the LOC135584140 gene encoding transcription factor bHLH49-like isoform X2 — translation MDMHAKDGCDSLENEETLDYYTSGNSSGWYQSNPSISFISHNSSVSVGQGTQIGSMTDAFSTGLWNLPTESTSFGLCKNSLRESSNQISIGGVLSRAGSGILQPSSSHFPSDSAFIERAARFSCIDASNLGGMMNLFGADPSPNSHPNASRMNSGVVADASFSTDHGSKNDSAMEEQKEKDNFDGIAALSSESSLPDFTGAHQEHPTGNSSKMKMKRSNEDMRLEEAKVASQISGDNMGFEHIAENSSSGKHVKDGTESSNEDVIHVRARRGQATNSHSLAERVRREKINERMKLLQDLVPGCSKVTGKAVMLDEIINYVQSLQQQVEFLSMKLAAINPCTNMDTEAVISRYSCDGPSATSGFSADIAHPQLQPSQQGLIQAGLSDIVNPPDFFRRSINTQMAAVDGSKMQVHNAWDEELHNVMHMAYSSNVNLDSHRVHQ, via the exons ATGGATATGCATGCAAAGGATGGATGTGACTCACTTGAGAATGAGGAAACTTTGGACTACTACACCTCTGGAAATTCTTCTGGTTGGTATCAAAGCAATCCATCCATAAGTTTTATCTCCCACAATTCTTCAGTCTCTGTTGGTCAAGGAACTCAGATAGGTTCCATGACTGATGCTTTCAGTACTGGCCTCTGGAACCTTCCCACAGAATCAACAAGCTTCGGTTTGTGCAAGAATAGCCTGCGAGAGAGTAGCAATCAGATTTCGATTGGAGGAGTTCTCTCACGAGCTGGTTCTGGGATTCTGCAACCAAGTTCATCACATTTCCCATCCGATTCAGCTTTCATTGAGAGGGCCGCAAGGTTTTCGTGCATCGATGCCAGTAATTTAGGTGGCATGATGAATCTTTTCGGTGCCGATCCATCACCAAATTCTCATCCTAATGCTTCAAGAATGAACTCTGGAGTTGTTGCAGATGCCTCATTTTCTACTGATCATGGATCCAAGAATGACAGTGCAATGGAGGAACAGAAGGAGAAGGATAATTTCGATGGCATAGCTGCTCTGAGCAGTGAGTCTAGTCTGCCTGATTTCACCGGTGCTCACCAAGAACATCCAACTGGGAATTCTtccaaaatgaaaatgaaaagatCGAATGAG GATATGAGATTAGAAGAAGCAAAAGTAGCATCACAGATTTCTGGTGATAACATGGGGTTTGAACATATAGCTGAGAATAGCAGCTCAGGGAAGCACGTGAAAGATGGCACTGAATCATCCAATGAAGATGTCATTCACGTCAGAGCACGGCGTGGCCAAGCAACAAACAGTCACAGTCTTGCAGAAAGA GTGAGAAGGGAAAAGATCAATGAACGGATGAAGCTGCTTCAAGACCTTGTTCCTGGTTGCAGTAAG GTCACAGGAAAGGCAGTGATGCTTGATGAGATCATCAACTATGTTCAATCACTACAGCAGCAGGTTGAG TTTCTGTCCATGAAGCTTGCAGCCATTAATCCATGTACAAACATGGATACAGAGGCTGTTATTTCCAGATAT TCCTGCGATGGCCCATCAGCTACGAGTGGTTTCTCAGCAGACATTGCTCATCCGCAGCTACAACCATCTCAACAGGGTTTGATTCAAGCTGGGTTATCCGACATTGTAAATCCTCCTGATTTCTTTAGAAGATCAATAAATACTCAAATGGCTGCAGTAGATGGATCCAAAATGCAG GTGCATAATGCATGGGACGAAGAGCTCCACAATGTTATGCACATGGCATACAGCAGCAATGTGAATCTCGATTCTCACAGAGTtcatcaataa
- the LOC135584140 gene encoding transcription factor bHLH49-like isoform X3 produces MDMHAKDGCDSLENEETLDYYTSGNSSGWYQSNPSISFISHNSSVSVGQGTQIGSMTDAFSTGLWNLPTESTSFGLCKNSLRESSNQISIGGVLSRAGSGILQPSSSHFPSDSAFIERAARFSCIDASNLDASFSTDHGSKNDSAMEEQKEKDNFDGIAALSSESSLPDFTGAHQEHPTGNSSKMKMKRSNEDMRLEEAKVASQISGDNMGFEHIAENSSSGKHVKDGTESSNEDVIHVRARRGQATNSHSLAERVRREKINERMKLLQDLVPGCSKVTGKAVMLDEIINYVQSLQQQVEFLSMKLAAINPCTNMDTEAVISRYLFQSCDGPSATSGFSADIAHPQLQPSQQGLIQAGLSDIVNPPDFFRRSINTQMAAVDGSKMQVHNAWDEELHNVMHMAYSSNVNLDSHRVHQ; encoded by the exons ATGGATATGCATGCAAAGGATGGATGTGACTCACTTGAGAATGAGGAAACTTTGGACTACTACACCTCTGGAAATTCTTCTGGTTGGTATCAAAGCAATCCATCCATAAGTTTTATCTCCCACAATTCTTCAGTCTCTGTTGGTCAAGGAACTCAGATAGGTTCCATGACTGATGCTTTCAGTACTGGCCTCTGGAACCTTCCCACAGAATCAACAAGCTTCGGTTTGTGCAAGAATAGCCTGCGAGAGAGTAGCAATCAGATTTCGATTGGAGGAGTTCTCTCACGAGCTGGTTCTGGGATTCTGCAACCAAGTTCATCACATTTCCCATCCGATTCAGCTTTCATTGAGAGGGCCGCAAGGTTTTCGTGCATCGATGCCAGTAATTTAG ATGCCTCATTTTCTACTGATCATGGATCCAAGAATGACAGTGCAATGGAGGAACAGAAGGAGAAGGATAATTTCGATGGCATAGCTGCTCTGAGCAGTGAGTCTAGTCTGCCTGATTTCACCGGTGCTCACCAAGAACATCCAACTGGGAATTCTtccaaaatgaaaatgaaaagatCGAATGAG GATATGAGATTAGAAGAAGCAAAAGTAGCATCACAGATTTCTGGTGATAACATGGGGTTTGAACATATAGCTGAGAATAGCAGCTCAGGGAAGCACGTGAAAGATGGCACTGAATCATCCAATGAAGATGTCATTCACGTCAGAGCACGGCGTGGCCAAGCAACAAACAGTCACAGTCTTGCAGAAAGA GTGAGAAGGGAAAAGATCAATGAACGGATGAAGCTGCTTCAAGACCTTGTTCCTGGTTGCAGTAAG GTCACAGGAAAGGCAGTGATGCTTGATGAGATCATCAACTATGTTCAATCACTACAGCAGCAGGTTGAG TTTCTGTCCATGAAGCTTGCAGCCATTAATCCATGTACAAACATGGATACAGAGGCTGTTATTTCCAGATAT CTATTTCAGTCCTGCGATGGCCCATCAGCTACGAGTGGTTTCTCAGCAGACATTGCTCATCCGCAGCTACAACCATCTCAACAGGGTTTGATTCAAGCTGGGTTATCCGACATTGTAAATCCTCCTGATTTCTTTAGAAGATCAATAAATACTCAAATGGCTGCAGTAGATGGATCCAAAATGCAG GTGCATAATGCATGGGACGAAGAGCTCCACAATGTTATGCACATGGCATACAGCAGCAATGTGAATCTCGATTCTCACAGAGTtcatcaataa
- the LOC135584140 gene encoding transcription factor bHLH49-like isoform X4 — MDMHAKDGCDSLENEETLDYYTSGNSSESTSFGLCKNSLRESSNQISIGGVLSRAGSGILQPSSSHFPSDSAFIERAARFSCIDASNLGGMMNLFGADPSPNSHPNASRMNSGVVADASFSTDHGSKNDSAMEEQKEKDNFDGIAALSSESSLPDFTGAHQEHPTGNSSKMKMKRSNEDMRLEEAKVASQISGDNMGFEHIAENSSSGKHVKDGTESSNEDVIHVRARRGQATNSHSLAERVRREKINERMKLLQDLVPGCSKVTGKAVMLDEIINYVQSLQQQVEFLSMKLAAINPCTNMDTEAVISRYLFQSCDGPSATSGFSADIAHPQLQPSQQGLIQAGLSDIVNPPDFFRRSINTQMAAVDGSKMQVHNAWDEELHNVMHMAYSSNVNLDSHRVHQ, encoded by the exons ATGGATATGCATGCAAAGGATGGATGTGACTCACTTGAGAATGAGGAAACTTTGGACTACTACACCTCTGGAAATTCTTCTG AATCAACAAGCTTCGGTTTGTGCAAGAATAGCCTGCGAGAGAGTAGCAATCAGATTTCGATTGGAGGAGTTCTCTCACGAGCTGGTTCTGGGATTCTGCAACCAAGTTCATCACATTTCCCATCCGATTCAGCTTTCATTGAGAGGGCCGCAAGGTTTTCGTGCATCGATGCCAGTAATTTAGGTGGCATGATGAATCTTTTCGGTGCCGATCCATCACCAAATTCTCATCCTAATGCTTCAAGAATGAACTCTGGAGTTGTTGCAGATGCCTCATTTTCTACTGATCATGGATCCAAGAATGACAGTGCAATGGAGGAACAGAAGGAGAAGGATAATTTCGATGGCATAGCTGCTCTGAGCAGTGAGTCTAGTCTGCCTGATTTCACCGGTGCTCACCAAGAACATCCAACTGGGAATTCTtccaaaatgaaaatgaaaagatCGAATGAG GATATGAGATTAGAAGAAGCAAAAGTAGCATCACAGATTTCTGGTGATAACATGGGGTTTGAACATATAGCTGAGAATAGCAGCTCAGGGAAGCACGTGAAAGATGGCACTGAATCATCCAATGAAGATGTCATTCACGTCAGAGCACGGCGTGGCCAAGCAACAAACAGTCACAGTCTTGCAGAAAGA GTGAGAAGGGAAAAGATCAATGAACGGATGAAGCTGCTTCAAGACCTTGTTCCTGGTTGCAGTAAG GTCACAGGAAAGGCAGTGATGCTTGATGAGATCATCAACTATGTTCAATCACTACAGCAGCAGGTTGAG TTTCTGTCCATGAAGCTTGCAGCCATTAATCCATGTACAAACATGGATACAGAGGCTGTTATTTCCAGATAT CTATTTCAGTCCTGCGATGGCCCATCAGCTACGAGTGGTTTCTCAGCAGACATTGCTCATCCGCAGCTACAACCATCTCAACAGGGTTTGATTCAAGCTGGGTTATCCGACATTGTAAATCCTCCTGATTTCTTTAGAAGATCAATAAATACTCAAATGGCTGCAGTAGATGGATCCAAAATGCAG GTGCATAATGCATGGGACGAAGAGCTCCACAATGTTATGCACATGGCATACAGCAGCAATGTGAATCTCGATTCTCACAGAGTtcatcaataa